Proteins encoded in a region of the Haloglomus salinum genome:
- a CDS encoding GMC family oxidoreductase: MAGYDYVIVGGGSAGCVLANRLSADNDVLLLEAGKPDEEREMSIPIAHVDLLGTEHDWDFRTTPQAGLDGRRVTLAQGRTLGGSSSINAQMYFRGHQADFEEWAAVTDDDGWGPESVAEQYDRLEDAESPHLSTGGLQHLRAVDDPHPVASSLVEAAAASGLDRAESVARDADGVGYCDVIQKDGERYSAADAYLKPALGRESLTVETGAHVRRLRFDGDGDRVTGVLYVQDGVTRTAEAAEEVVVSAGAINSPRLLLLSGIGPADHLREHDIEVRAGLPVGEGLQDHALVYTNYRATTQTYDDAETLWNVAKYLLLKRGPLTSNGSEAVGYWRSREGLDAPDLQFMFAPATIEGGDLAEYDWSGFTIGVGLVAPESRGRVRLRSADPNDEPLVDPGYLTAEADVEALVRGVEKAQEIAAAEPLADVYDGRNFPVKTDEASIREHVRDHTASYYHLAGSCRMGAGEDAVVDPGCRVRGVEGLRVVDASVLPTIPRANTYGPTMMLAERAADLLSGGA; the protein is encoded by the coding sequence ATGGCGGGGTACGATTACGTCATCGTGGGTGGCGGGTCCGCGGGGTGCGTGCTGGCGAATCGGCTGAGTGCGGACAACGACGTACTGCTCCTCGAGGCGGGCAAGCCGGACGAGGAACGGGAGATGTCCATCCCCATCGCGCACGTCGACCTCCTCGGGACGGAGCACGACTGGGATTTCCGGACGACACCGCAGGCAGGGCTGGACGGACGCCGCGTGACGCTCGCGCAGGGCCGGACGCTCGGCGGCTCCAGCTCCATCAACGCGCAGATGTACTTCCGCGGCCACCAGGCGGATTTCGAGGAATGGGCCGCCGTGACCGACGACGACGGTTGGGGCCCCGAATCGGTGGCCGAGCAGTACGACCGCCTCGAGGACGCAGAGAGCCCGCATCTCTCGACGGGTGGCCTCCAGCACCTCCGGGCCGTCGACGACCCGCACCCGGTCGCGTCGTCGCTCGTCGAGGCGGCGGCCGCGAGCGGTCTGGACCGCGCGGAGAGCGTCGCCCGCGACGCCGACGGGGTGGGCTACTGCGACGTCATCCAGAAGGACGGCGAGCGATACAGCGCCGCGGACGCCTACCTGAAGCCGGCCCTCGGCCGTGAGTCGCTCACCGTCGAGACGGGTGCCCACGTCCGCCGGCTCCGGTTCGACGGCGACGGTGACCGGGTGACGGGCGTGCTGTACGTGCAGGATGGTGTGACCCGCACCGCCGAGGCCGCCGAGGAGGTGGTCGTCTCGGCCGGCGCGATCAACTCCCCGCGTCTACTGCTCCTCTCGGGCATCGGGCCCGCCGACCACCTCCGCGAGCACGACATCGAGGTGCGCGCGGGCCTGCCGGTCGGCGAGGGGCTGCAGGACCACGCGCTCGTCTACACCAACTACCGTGCCACGACCCAGACGTACGACGACGCCGAGACGCTGTGGAACGTGGCGAAGTACCTCCTGCTGAAGCGCGGCCCGCTCACCTCAAACGGCTCCGAGGCGGTGGGTTACTGGCGCTCGCGCGAGGGGCTGGACGCGCCGGACCTCCAGTTTATGTTCGCTCCGGCGACCATCGAGGGCGGCGACCTCGCCGAGTACGACTGGAGCGGGTTCACCATCGGCGTCGGCCTCGTCGCGCCGGAGAGTCGGGGTCGCGTGCGACTCCGGTCGGCCGACCCGAACGACGAGCCCCTCGTCGACCCGGGCTACCTCACTGCAGAGGCTGACGTCGAGGCGCTCGTCCGGGGCGTCGAGAAGGCCCAGGAGATTGCGGCGGCGGAGCCGCTCGCCGACGTGTACGACGGGCGGAACTTCCCCGTGAAGACCGACGAGGCGTCCATCCGTGAGCACGTGCGCGACCACACTGCCTCGTACTACCATCTCGCCGGCTCCTGCCGGATGGGGGCGGGCGAGGACGCCGTGGTCGACCCGGGGTGTCGAGTTCGGGGTGTCGAGGGACTGCGGGTGGTGGATGCCTCGGTACTGCCGACCATCCCGCGGGCGAACACGTACGGGCCGACGATGATGCTCGCAGAGCGGGCAGCGGACCTGCTATCCGGTGGCGCCTGA
- a CDS encoding inorganic phosphate transporter, which translates to MVGTATLVTLVIASLASLFMAWSIGAGSSGSTPFAPAVGANAISVMRAGFIVGILGLLGAILQGANVTEAVGKELVVGVTLSPVAATVGLLVAATLVAIGVFAGYPIATAFTVTGAVVGAGLAMGGDPAWAKYQEIATLWVLVPFVGGGIAYGTAVTLRDERVPERVAVPLLAAVVGLILANVGFVLLGPAGEAYSIAQTIAAEFPGPPLAVRGAVSLVLAATVALALWRDLVRDEAAGQRHFLLALGGLVAFSAGGSQVGLALGPLLPLLDDTSLALPLTGLLFAGGLGLLVGSWTGAPRMIKALAQDYSALGPRRSIAALIPSFAIAQTAVFFGIPVSFNEIIVSAIVGAGYAAGGAGVSREKMVKTVLAWTGSLLLAFTVSYGMFVAVDAVL; encoded by the coding sequence ATGGTCGGCACCGCGACGCTGGTGACACTCGTAATCGCGAGTCTGGCGAGCCTCTTCATGGCCTGGTCTATCGGCGCCGGCTCCTCGGGGTCCACCCCGTTCGCGCCCGCGGTGGGGGCGAACGCCATCAGCGTGATGCGGGCCGGGTTCATCGTCGGCATCCTCGGACTGCTCGGTGCCATCCTGCAGGGCGCCAACGTGACCGAGGCGGTCGGCAAGGAACTCGTCGTCGGCGTCACGCTCTCGCCGGTCGCCGCCACTGTGGGCCTGCTCGTGGCCGCGACGCTCGTCGCCATCGGCGTCTTCGCGGGCTACCCCATCGCCACGGCGTTCACCGTCACGGGGGCTGTCGTCGGCGCGGGGCTGGCGATGGGTGGTGACCCCGCGTGGGCGAAATATCAGGAGATAGCGACCCTCTGGGTCCTCGTGCCCTTCGTCGGCGGCGGCATCGCCTACGGCACCGCGGTGACGCTGCGCGACGAGCGCGTCCCCGAGCGCGTTGCGGTCCCACTGCTCGCTGCGGTGGTCGGGCTCATCCTCGCCAACGTGGGCTTCGTGCTTCTGGGGCCGGCAGGCGAGGCCTACTCCATCGCCCAGACCATCGCCGCCGAGTTCCCGGGGCCACCACTCGCCGTCCGGGGCGCAGTGTCGCTCGTGCTCGCGGCCACCGTCGCGCTCGCCCTCTGGCGCGACCTCGTCCGTGACGAGGCCGCGGGCCAGCGCCACTTCCTGCTCGCGCTCGGCGGCCTCGTCGCGTTCTCGGCGGGCGGCTCGCAGGTCGGCCTCGCGCTCGGGCCGCTGCTCCCGCTGCTGGACGATACGTCGCTTGCGCTTCCGCTCACCGGGCTGCTGTTCGCCGGCGGCCTCGGGCTCCTGGTTGGCTCGTGGACCGGCGCGCCGCGGATGATAAAGGCGCTCGCGCAGGACTACTCGGCGCTCGGCCCACGCCGCTCCATCGCCGCGCTCATCCCCTCCTTCGCCATCGCGCAGACCGCCGTCTTCTTCGGCATCCCCGTCTCGTTCAACGAGATTATCGTCTCGGCCATCGTCGGGGCGGGCTACGCCGCCGGCGGCGCCGGGGTCAGCCGTGAGAAGATGGTGAAGACGGTGCTGGCCTGGACCGGATCCCTGTTGCTGGCGTTCACCGTGAGCTACGGGATGTTCGTGGCGGTCGATGCCGTGCTCTGA
- the ribH gene encoding 6,7-dimethyl-8-ribityllumazine synthase, which translates to MVALGLVVAQFNKERPITHEMAERGREAAAARDADVVAEIPVPGSYDAPLAADRLARREDVDAVAVLGAIVTGDTKHDEVIGHAIAPKLSDVALDRDTPVTLGVTGPGQSAAEADERVHVGADAVDAALDLAADLPEPGTDLDAYDADTGVEA; encoded by the coding sequence ATGGTAGCACTCGGACTGGTGGTCGCTCAGTTCAACAAGGAGCGACCGATTACGCACGAGATGGCCGAGCGGGGCCGGGAGGCCGCGGCCGCGCGCGACGCCGACGTCGTCGCCGAGATTCCGGTTCCCGGTTCGTACGACGCGCCGCTGGCCGCCGACCGACTCGCCCGGCGCGAGGACGTCGACGCGGTCGCGGTGCTGGGGGCCATCGTCACGGGGGACACGAAGCACGACGAGGTCATCGGCCACGCTATCGCACCCAAACTGTCCGATGTCGCGCTCGACCGGGACACGCCCGTCACGCTCGGCGTGACGGGGCCCGGGCAGAGTGCAGCCGAGGCCGACGAGCGCGTCCACGTCGGCGCCGACGCCGTCGACGCCGCGCTCGACCTCGCCGCGGACCTGCCGGAGCCGGGTACCGACCTCGATGCGTACGACGCGGACACGGGGGTCGAAGCATGA
- a CDS encoding redoxin domain-containing protein, protein MDLGFEVSELPPADALEEGETAPDFTRPLVNDEFWEDVALSDLTDESPVVLVFHQMAGDFPPTYVFQRIRDDEWTGWDAEVVGVSISSPYELKGFIHEWRDFEQFRFFSDPAAGVADEFGITTDVDGMTGIREPRPAVYVLDEDRTVRYAWVAGENPEFPPYSDVEAAVQDL, encoded by the coding sequence ATGGACCTGGGCTTCGAGGTCTCGGAACTCCCACCAGCCGATGCGCTCGAGGAGGGCGAGACGGCGCCCGACTTCACCCGACCGCTCGTCAACGACGAGTTCTGGGAGGACGTCGCGCTGTCGGACCTGACCGACGAGTCGCCGGTCGTCCTCGTCTTCCATCAGATGGCGGGTGACTTCCCGCCGACCTACGTCTTCCAGCGCATCCGCGACGACGAGTGGACCGGCTGGGACGCCGAGGTCGTCGGCGTCTCCATCTCCTCGCCGTACGAGCTGAAGGGGTTCATCCACGAGTGGCGTGACTTCGAACAGTTCCGGTTCTTCTCGGACCCGGCGGCCGGTGTCGCCGATGAGTTCGGCATCACCACCGACGTCGACGGGATGACCGGCATCCGCGAGCCCCGGCCCGCCGTCTACGTGCTGGACGAGGACCGGACCGTTCGGTACGCGTGGGTCGCTGGGGAGAACCCCGAGTTCCCGCCGTACTCCGATGTCGAGGCGGCGGTCCAGGACCTCTGA
- a CDS encoding class I adenylate-forming enzyme family protein: protein MEYHDGAPLQHADAVLSMGAHRYGEKDAIVSLEYGEAQSFAALDERASRVASALTERGVGAGDRVGLFLPNTLQFPETFFGAMRAGAIPVPLNLRMDVETLGYICSDADVDHLVTSPLLVGGMETDRATVAAPADIAAEASISTRWIPGMGDRDGDADGVVDYDAALEAADPDFDPPERDTDDVAVQTYTSGTTGRPKGVLLSHRNLLSVQESMATSGPSPDPGMTGLMVLPLFHVPTLNTVMGKYLYTGGTVILQARPSGEGMLQAIAQFDINEVPAVPALHTMMYRAYSENPDAYDVSSVEALGAAAAPLPDDTKRNLTRDFDVSMSEGWGMTETAGLVTLRSPAVNKAAGCIGQPLRNLELELRDPDTRETVVPANVLNPRSAPADLPEDEDARTGEIAVRGPQVFEGYHGLPETNEQVFDDEGWFHTEDVGRVDEDGHLWIVDRADDMIIAGGENIYPAEVEDALYDHPDIAEAAVVAAPHEVKGEAPVAFVVPEPDADLDEQAVREYSLENVASYAHPRRVFYVDELPRSATQKVQRYKLEERVEAELDGEPLASSEQL, encoded by the coding sequence ATGGAGTACCACGACGGCGCACCGCTCCAGCACGCCGATGCCGTGCTATCGATGGGAGCGCACCGATACGGCGAGAAGGACGCTATCGTCTCGCTGGAGTACGGCGAGGCACAGAGCTTCGCGGCCCTGGACGAGCGCGCGAGCCGCGTCGCGAGCGCGCTGACCGAACGCGGCGTCGGAGCGGGCGACCGGGTGGGGCTCTTCCTGCCGAACACGCTCCAGTTCCCGGAGACCTTCTTCGGGGCGATGCGGGCCGGCGCCATCCCGGTACCGCTCAACCTCCGGATGGACGTCGAGACGCTGGGGTACATCTGCTCGGACGCCGACGTGGACCATCTCGTCACGTCGCCGCTGCTCGTCGGTGGGATGGAGACCGACCGCGCGACAGTCGCGGCGCCCGCCGATATCGCGGCCGAAGCGAGCATCTCGACCCGCTGGATTCCCGGGATGGGCGACCGCGACGGCGACGCGGACGGCGTGGTCGACTACGATGCCGCGCTCGAGGCCGCCGACCCGGACTTCGACCCGCCGGAGCGCGACACCGACGACGTGGCCGTCCAGACGTACACCTCCGGCACGACAGGCCGACCGAAAGGGGTGCTGTTGAGCCACCGGAACCTGCTCTCGGTGCAGGAGTCGATGGCCACCTCCGGCCCCAGCCCCGACCCCGGGATGACTGGCCTGATGGTGCTGCCGCTGTTCCATGTTCCGACGCTGAACACCGTGATGGGGAAGTACCTCTACACCGGCGGGACAGTCATCCTGCAGGCCCGGCCCAGCGGCGAGGGGATGCTCCAGGCCATCGCGCAGTTCGACATCAACGAGGTACCCGCGGTCCCCGCGCTCCACACGATGATGTACCGGGCGTACAGCGAGAACCCGGATGCCTACGACGTCTCGTCGGTGGAGGCCCTGGGTGCCGCCGCCGCCCCCCTGCCGGACGACACCAAGCGGAACCTCACCCGCGACTTCGACGTGTCGATGAGCGAGGGCTGGGGGATGACCGAGACCGCTGGCCTCGTCACGCTGCGCTCGCCCGCCGTGAACAAGGCCGCCGGCTGTATCGGCCAGCCGCTCCGCAACCTCGAGCTCGAACTGCGTGACCCGGACACCCGCGAGACGGTCGTGCCCGCGAACGTACTGAACCCCCGCTCGGCACCCGCCGACCTCCCCGAGGACGAAGACGCACGCACCGGCGAAATCGCGGTGCGCGGCCCGCAGGTGTTCGAGGGCTACCACGGTCTCCCGGAGACGAACGAACAGGTCTTCGACGACGAGGGCTGGTTCCACACCGAGGACGTGGGGCGCGTCGACGAGGACGGCCACCTCTGGATCGTCGACCGCGCCGACGATATGATAATCGCAGGCGGGGAGAACATCTATCCCGCCGAGGTCGAGGACGCCCTCTACGACCACCCGGACATCGCCGAGGCCGCCGTCGTCGCCGCACCCCACGAGGTGAAAGGCGAGGCACCGGTCGCGTTCGTGGTGCCCGAGCCGGACGCCGACCTCGACGAGCAGGCCGTCCGCGAGTACTCGCTGGAGAACGTCGCGAGCTACGCGCACCCGCGTCGGGTGTTCTACGTGGACGAACTTCCGCGCTCGGCGACGCAGAAGGTGCAGCGGTACAAACTGGAGGAACGGGTCGAGGCGGAACTCGACGGGGAGCCGCTGGCGTCGAGCGAGCAGCTCTGA
- a CDS encoding pyridoxal phosphate-dependent aminotransferase, translated as MNFEFADRVTRVEPSATIAISNLSAELEADGVDVVDLSVGEPDFPTPENIVQAGKDAIDAGHTGYAPSNGIPALKEAIVDKFESDGLDYGTDEIIVTPGGKQALYEIFQTLIDDGDEVVLLDPAWVSYEAMTKLAGGSISRVDTSGHDFQLEPVLDDLAETVSDETELLVVNSPNNPTGAVYSDAALEGVRDLAVDHDVAVISDEIYKEITYGVSPTSLGTLDGMEDRTITLNGFSKAYSMTGWRLGYFGAPSDLVSQAGKLHSHSVTCATNFVQHAGVEALRNTDDAITEMRDAFHERRDMLVDLFADHGKDVAVPEGAFYMMLPVPEDDQAWCEGAIEDAHVATVPGSAFGTPGFARLSYAASEERLREGVERLAEEGYL; from the coding sequence ATGAACTTCGAGTTCGCGGACCGCGTCACGCGCGTCGAGCCCTCCGCCACCATCGCCATCTCCAACCTCTCCGCGGAACTGGAGGCCGACGGCGTCGACGTCGTCGACCTCTCGGTTGGTGAGCCCGACTTCCCCACGCCGGAGAACATCGTCCAGGCTGGCAAGGACGCGATTGACGCCGGGCACACGGGGTACGCGCCCTCGAACGGCATCCCCGCGCTGAAGGAGGCTATCGTCGACAAGTTCGAGAGCGACGGCCTCGACTACGGCACCGACGAGATAATCGTCACGCCCGGCGGGAAGCAGGCGCTCTACGAGATCTTCCAGACGCTCATCGACGACGGCGACGAGGTCGTCCTGCTGGACCCGGCGTGGGTGAGTTACGAGGCGATGACGAAACTCGCCGGCGGCTCCATCTCGCGCGTGGACACCTCGGGCCACGACTTCCAGCTCGAGCCGGTGCTCGACGACCTCGCCGAGACCGTCTCCGACGAGACGGAACTGCTGGTCGTCAACTCGCCGAACAACCCGACCGGCGCGGTCTACTCCGACGCGGCGCTCGAGGGCGTGCGCGACCTCGCCGTCGACCACGACGTCGCGGTCATCTCCGACGAGATATACAAGGAGATAACCTACGGCGTCTCCCCGACCTCGCTGGGCACGCTGGACGGGATGGAGGACCGCACCATCACGCTCAACGGCTTCTCGAAGGCCTACTCCATGACGGGCTGGCGGCTGGGCTACTTCGGCGCGCCGAGCGACCTCGTGAGTCAGGCCGGCAAGCTCCACTCGCACTCCGTGACCTGTGCGACCAACTTCGTCCAGCACGCGGGCGTCGAGGCCCTGCGCAACACGGACGACGCCATCACGGAGATGCGCGACGCGTTCCACGAGCGCCGCGACATGCTCGTCGACCTGTTCGCCGACCACGGGAAGGACGTGGCCGTCCCGGAGGGCGCGTTCTACATGATGCTCCCCGTCCCCGAGGACGACCAGGCCTGGTGTGAGGGCGCCATCGAGGACGCCCACGTCGCCACGGTCCCCGGTAGCGCCTTCGGCACGCCCGGCTTCGCCCGGCTCTCCTACGCCGCGAGCGAGGAGCGCCTGCGCGAGGGCGTCGAGCGGCTGGCCGAGGAAGGCTACCTGTAA
- a CDS encoding hemolysin family protein → MGIRPLSPLLADSLLSGGALLQAQSALPAVDTATLTALGLVTIVFLIALSGFFSSSEIAMFSLAPHRVESLVEDDVPGAEAMAELKSDPHRLLVTILVGNNIVNIAMSSIATGLFALYLSQGAAVAAATFGITALVLLFGESAPKSYAVENTESWALRIARPLQIAELALLPLVVTFDYLTRVVNKVTGGRSAIETSYVTRDEIRDIIETGEREGVIEEDERELLHRVFRFNNTIAKEVMTPRLDMTAVSKDGSIEEALETAVQSSHARIPVYEGSLDNIIGVVHVRDLVRDLNYGENESEDLTLESIIEPTLHVPESKNVDELLAEMRQNRMHMVIVIDEFGTTEGLVTMEDLTEEIVGEILEGEEEEPIDFLDEDTALVRGELNIEEVNEALEIDLPEGEEFETIAGFIFNRAGRLVEEGETISYEGVDIRVEEVENTRIMKARITVTDEYGVEDEEAEADEVATD, encoded by the coding sequence ATGGGTATACGCCCCCTCAGCCCACTGCTCGCGGATTCGCTGCTCAGCGGCGGCGCTCTCCTCCAGGCGCAGTCGGCCCTCCCGGCGGTCGATACAGCCACCCTGACCGCGCTCGGCCTCGTGACCATCGTCTTCCTCATCGCGCTCTCCGGGTTCTTCTCATCCTCGGAGATCGCGATGTTCTCGCTCGCACCTCACCGCGTCGAGTCGCTCGTCGAGGACGACGTCCCCGGCGCGGAGGCGATGGCGGAGCTGAAATCCGACCCACATCGCCTGCTCGTGACCATCCTCGTCGGCAACAACATCGTCAACATCGCGATGTCCTCCATCGCGACGGGGCTGTTCGCACTCTACCTCTCACAGGGAGCGGCCGTGGCCGCCGCCACGTTCGGCATCACGGCGCTCGTCCTGCTGTTCGGCGAGAGTGCACCCAAGTCCTACGCCGTCGAGAACACCGAATCGTGGGCCCTGCGCATCGCCCGCCCGCTCCAGATCGCGGAACTGGCACTCCTCCCACTGGTCGTCACCTTCGACTACCTCACGCGCGTCGTCAACAAGGTGACCGGCGGCCGCTCGGCCATCGAGACCTCCTACGTCACCCGCGACGAGATCCGTGATATCATCGAGACCGGTGAGCGCGAGGGGGTCATCGAGGAGGACGAGCGCGAACTCCTCCATCGGGTCTTCCGGTTCAACAACACCATCGCCAAGGAGGTGATGACTCCACGGCTCGACATGACCGCCGTCTCGAAGGACGGCTCCATCGAGGAGGCCCTGGAGACCGCCGTCCAGTCGAGCCACGCCCGCATCCCCGTCTACGAGGGCTCGCTGGACAACATCATCGGCGTCGTCCACGTCCGCGACCTCGTGCGGGACCTCAACTACGGCGAGAACGAGTCCGAGGACCTCACGCTCGAATCGATCATCGAGCCGACGCTCCACGTTCCCGAGTCGAAGAACGTCGACGAACTCCTCGCGGAGATGCGACAGAACCGGATGCACATGGTCATCGTCATCGACGAGTTCGGGACCACCGAGGGGCTGGTGACGATGGAGGACCTCACCGAGGAGATCGTCGGCGAGATCCTCGAGGGCGAGGAGGAGGAGCCCATCGACTTCCTCGACGAGGACACCGCCCTCGTTCGCGGCGAGCTCAACATCGAGGAGGTCAACGAGGCGCTGGAGATCGACCTGCCGGAGGGCGAGGAGTTCGAGACCATCGCTGGCTTCATCTTCAACCGCGCCGGTCGCCTGGTCGAGGAGGGCGAGACCATCTCCTACGAGGGCGTCGACATCCGCGTCGAGGAGGTCGAGAACACGCGCATCATGAAAGCGCGCATCACTGTCACCGATGAGTACGGCGTCGAGGACGAGGAGGCCGAGGCCGACGAAGTGGCGACGGACTGA